Proteins encoded by one window of Geobacter sp. DSM 9736:
- the argC gene encoding N-acetyl-gamma-glutamyl-phosphate reductase, translating to MLKVAIVGASGYTGIELVRILHGHPEVAVTCITSEQSAGKRLSDIFPSVRDRYDHVLENLEPVRIAEKADLVFTALPHKAAMEVVPTFLRLKKKVVDLSADYRLKSAEEYAAWYEPHLNPELLDKSVYGLPELYRAQIAKAKLVANPGCYPTSIILGLAPLLKNGIIDLCSIVADSASGVSGAGRGAKVDNLYCEVNDGYKAYGVGGLHRHIPEIEQELGNLAGTGLRVTFTPHLVPMDRGILSTIYCQPRNTVSSGKLVSLYREFYEGEAFVRILPEGSFPSTAFVRGANFCDIGLAVDRRTGRIIVVSAIDNLVKGASGQAVQNMNVMCGFPENMGLEGLALFP from the coding sequence ATGCTCAAAGTTGCCATTGTCGGCGCCAGCGGTTACACGGGAATCGAGCTGGTCCGTATCCTTCATGGTCACCCGGAGGTGGCGGTAACATGCATCACTTCGGAACAGAGTGCCGGGAAGCGGTTGTCCGATATATTCCCCTCGGTCCGGGACCGGTATGATCATGTGCTGGAAAACCTGGAGCCGGTCAGGATTGCGGAGAAAGCCGATCTGGTTTTCACTGCTCTCCCCCACAAAGCAGCGATGGAGGTGGTGCCCACCTTTCTCCGGCTCAAGAAGAAGGTTGTGGACCTCTCTGCCGACTATCGGCTGAAGAGCGCAGAGGAATATGCGGCGTGGTACGAGCCGCACCTGAACCCTGAGCTGCTCGACAAGTCGGTATATGGCCTTCCGGAACTTTACCGTGCCCAGATTGCTAAGGCAAAGCTGGTAGCCAACCCGGGGTGCTACCCGACTAGTATCATCCTTGGCCTCGCTCCGCTTTTGAAGAATGGGATTATCGATCTTTGCAGCATAGTTGCCGACAGCGCCTCCGGTGTCTCCGGCGCAGGGCGTGGGGCAAAGGTAGACAACCTCTACTGCGAAGTGAATGACGGGTACAAGGCATATGGGGTCGGAGGTCTTCACCGGCACATTCCGGAGATTGAGCAGGAGTTGGGGAATTTGGCGGGAACCGGGCTCCGTGTTACATTCACACCGCACCTGGTTCCGATGGATCGAGGAATCCTATCGACCATCTATTGCCAACCGCGTAATACTGTCAGCTCCGGGAAGCTGGTGTCGCTCTATCGCGAGTTCTACGAAGGGGAGGCCTTCGTACGCATCCTCCCTGAGGGAAGCTTCCCCTCTACCGCTTTCGTTCGCGGGGCCAATTTCTGCGATATCGGTCTTGCAGTAGACCGGCGTACGGGACGGATCATCGTTGTCTCGGCTATCGATAACCTCGTCAAGGGGGCGTCGGGGCAGGCAGTGCAGAATATGAACGTTATGTGCGGCTTCCCCGAGAATATGGGACTGGAAGGGCTTGCACTGTTTCCCTGA